GGGGCGGCCGCCTGGCCGGCAGCCAGCTGCTGCTCGGCCTGCTGGATCATGCGGCGCACCATGTGCCCGCCCACGGCGCCGCAGTCGCGAGAGGCCAGGTCGCCCCAATACCCGCTGGCCGGCGGGTTGACGCCGATCTCCGAGGCGACCTCGTACTTGAACTGGTCGAGCGCCCTGGTCGCCTCCCGCACCAGAACGCGGTTGCTTCTCGAGCCTTGCGCCATCGCTTCTCACCTCCCCTGCAGGCAGGCCTAGTATCGGAGCCGGCGGATGCCGCTCATGCTAGCGGAAGCATGGCACCGCTGGCTCCGAGCAAGGCGCCCTGCAACGGGAAGGGAGCCGAGCCCGCATCTGCCACCCGCCCCAGGCGGCGGCAGCGGCGGCCGCCCGGCCGGAAAGGTACC
This is a stretch of genomic DNA from Bacillota bacterium. It encodes these proteins:
- a CDS encoding alpha/beta-type small acid-soluble spore protein translates to MAQGSRSNRVLVREATRALDQFKYEVASEIGVNPPASGYWGDLASRDCGAVGGHMVRRMIQQAEQQLAAGQAAAPAATFGRFGSPQ